Proteins encoded together in one Lachnospiraceae bacterium JLR.KK008 window:
- the upp gene encoding uracil phosphoribosyltransferase has product MSKTVIMEHPLIQHKIGYIRRKDTGTKDFRQTISEIAMLICYEATRDLKVSDVEIETPICRTTVKQLWGKKMAIVPILRAGLGMVDGMLNLIPAAKVGHIGLYRDPETLEPVEYYCKLPADCAEREVFVVDPMLATGGSSSAAIRLLKEKGCKNIRFMCIIAAPEGVKKIREEHPDVDMYIGALDERLNDHGYIVPGLGDAGDRIFGTK; this is encoded by the coding sequence ATGTCGAAGACAGTGATCATGGAGCACCCGCTGATTCAGCATAAGATCGGATATATCAGAAGAAAAGACACCGGCACAAAAGATTTTCGCCAGACGATCAGTGAAATTGCGATGCTGATCTGTTATGAGGCGACCAGGGATTTAAAAGTATCGGATGTGGAGATCGAAACTCCGATCTGCCGGACGACAGTAAAGCAATTATGGGGGAAGAAAATGGCCATTGTCCCCATACTGCGCGCCGGACTGGGAATGGTGGACGGGATGCTGAATCTGATTCCTGCGGCAAAGGTAGGGCATATCGGGCTTTACAGAGATCCGGAGACATTGGAACCTGTGGAATACTACTGCAAACTTCCGGCGGACTGTGCGGAGCGAGAGGTGTTCGTAGTAGACCCCATGCTGGCGACAGGGGGATCGTCTTCGGCGGCGATTCGGCTGTTAAAAGAAAAAGGCTGTAAAAATATTCGTTTTATGTGTATTATCGCTGCCCCGGAAGGCGTTAAGAAAATCCGGGAGGAGCATCCGGATGTCGATATGTACATTGGCGCTCTGGATGAAAGATTGAACGATCACGGTTATATTGTGCCGGGGCTGGGCGATGCCGGGGACCGGATTTTTGGCACTAAATAG
- a CDS encoding cell wall hydrolase, with product MKRAGRQIAILLFMVILVASAPNTVRATTTQEKLDKAKQEKAQTQSALDKTKESIQGMQGEKDSLQGQLTILNDNLEEVSENLSRLEGDIADKEQEISDTEAALQEAEETVDWQYECMKKRIKFMYERGDAAYMEMIFSSEGLSDFLNKTQYVEQIAEYDQRMLEQYKATQEEIADARERLVAQKEELDELKVKTEEEKNKVAGMVKSTANNIAGYADQISEAENVALTYEAQMKEQDANIAALQKQLAEEQAMSRLASRSAKRNISEVTFAEGDRELLAQLIYCEAGGEPYAGKVAVGAVVINRVLSSVYPDTVVGVIYQNKQFSPVGSGRLALALAEGRATQACYDAADEAMSGVTNVGNCVYFRTPIPGLEGIAIGGHIFY from the coding sequence ATGAAAAGGGCCGGTAGACAGATTGCCATTTTACTCTTTATGGTAATTCTGGTGGCCAGCGCGCCGAACACGGTTCGCGCGACTACGACACAGGAAAAACTGGATAAGGCAAAGCAGGAAAAGGCACAGACGCAATCAGCGCTGGACAAGACAAAGGAGTCGATTCAGGGAATGCAGGGGGAGAAAGATTCTCTGCAGGGCCAGTTGACAATCCTGAATGACAATCTGGAGGAAGTCAGCGAGAACCTCAGCCGGCTGGAAGGTGACATTGCCGATAAGGAACAGGAGATATCAGATACGGAAGCTGCACTGCAGGAAGCGGAGGAAACGGTAGACTGGCAATATGAGTGCATGAAAAAAAGGATCAAATTCATGTATGAAAGAGGCGACGCCGCCTATATGGAAATGATCTTTTCTTCCGAAGGACTGTCGGATTTTCTGAATAAGACTCAGTACGTTGAACAGATCGCCGAGTATGACCAGAGAATGCTGGAGCAGTACAAGGCGACACAGGAAGAGATTGCGGATGCCAGGGAACGGCTCGTTGCTCAGAAAGAGGAACTGGACGAGCTGAAGGTGAAGACGGAAGAGGAGAAAAACAAAGTCGCGGGCATGGTCAAGAGCACGGCCAACAATATCGCCGGCTATGCGGATCAGATTTCCGAAGCGGAAAATGTGGCGCTTACTTATGAAGCACAGATGAAGGAGCAGGATGCAAATATTGCCGCCTTACAGAAACAGCTTGCAGAGGAGCAGGCGATGTCGCGTCTGGCTTCCCGCTCCGCTAAGAGAAATATTTCTGAGGTGACGTTTGCGGAAGGGGACAGGGAACTTCTGGCGCAGCTGATCTACTGTGAGGCGGGCGGAGAACCGTATGCAGGGAAAGTCGCCGTGGGTGCGGTCGTAATCAATCGTGTACTCAGCTCTGTGTATCCGGATACGGTGGTGGGAGTGATCTATCAGAACAAGCAGTTTTCGCCCGTAGGGAGCGGAAGACTGGCACTTGCGCTGGCGGAAGGCCGCGCTACCCAGGCCTGTTACGATGCTGCGGATGAGGCGATGAGCGGCGTGACGAATGTGGGCAACTGTGTATATTTCCGGACGCCGATACCGGGACTGGAAGGCATTGCGATTGGCGGACATATCTTCTATTAA
- the rpiB gene encoding ribose 5-phosphate isomerase B has protein sequence MIALGSDHGGYDLKQEIKKYLESAGYEYRDFGCDNKDSCDYPMFGRPAAQAVADGTCEKGIVICTTGIGISITANKIPGIRCALCGDCASAKLTRLHNNANMLALGAGIVGTNLALDIVKAFLETEFSGDERHQRRIDLIEAN, from the coding sequence ATGATAGCATTGGGAAGTGACCATGGTGGGTATGACCTGAAACAGGAAATCAAAAAATATCTGGAAAGTGCGGGGTATGAGTACAGGGATTTTGGGTGTGACAACAAGGATTCCTGCGATTATCCGATGTTTGGCAGACCGGCAGCGCAGGCTGTCGCGGATGGCACTTGTGAGAAAGGAATCGTAATCTGCACAACCGGAATCGGAATCTCAATCACGGCCAATAAGATTCCGGGAATCCGCTGCGCATTATGTGGAGACTGTGCGTCCGCGAAATTGACGAGACTGCACAACAATGCCAATATGCTTGCACTGGGAGCCGGGATCGTAGGAACCAACCTGGCGCTGGACATCGTAAAAGCATTTTTAGAAACAGAATTTTCCGGGGATGAGAGACATCAGAGAAGGATTGATCTGATCGAGGCGAACTAA
- a CDS encoding AtpZ/AtpI family protein codes for MKYEKSVYRALVTISQFGINMLVPIFLCAFLGIFLDRKLGTSYWMVILFFTGALAGFRNVFLLAKRIYDDGEERTPYGRKSRKTKKDK; via the coding sequence GTGAAATATGAAAAGTCAGTGTATCGTGCACTGGTGACCATCAGTCAGTTTGGTATCAACATGCTCGTCCCCATTTTTTTGTGCGCATTTTTAGGGATATTTTTGGACAGAAAGCTGGGGACTTCCTATTGGATGGTGATCTTGTTTTTTACAGGTGCGTTAGCCGGATTCAGAAATGTTTTTCTTTTGGCGAAAAGGATCTATGACGATGGGGAGGAAAGGACGCCCTATGGGAGAAAAAGCAGGAAAACAAAGAAGGATAAATGA
- a CDS encoding DUF402 domain-containing protein — protein sequence MEYPLLYRKRIIPNECILLKDDEVLSWDAERIVTRWNALKPKKELHHGYSCYFLTEGYKVSKFYRADHSLLYYYCDIITHEYSASEKKVVVTDLLADVIVYPNGFVKVVDLDEMVPALECGGITICELKQALLSCSKLLSVIYGGNLQELTKYIEMFES from the coding sequence ATGGAATATCCCCTTCTATACCGGAAACGAATCATTCCCAATGAATGTATCTTATTAAAAGACGACGAAGTCCTCTCCTGGGACGCTGAACGGATCGTGACCCGATGGAATGCCCTGAAACCCAAAAAAGAGCTTCATCACGGATATTCCTGCTATTTTCTGACAGAAGGATATAAAGTCAGTAAATTTTATCGGGCGGATCACTCTCTCCTCTATTATTATTGTGACATTATTACCCATGAATATTCTGCTTCCGAGAAGAAGGTCGTTGTCACAGACTTGCTGGCAGATGTGATCGTCTATCCGAATGGATTTGTCAAAGTAGTGGATCTTGACGAAATGGTGCCTGCTCTGGAATGCGGCGGGATTACGATTTGTGAATTAAAACAGGCGCTGCTCTCATGCAGTAAACTGCTGTCTGTCATATATGGCGGAAATCTTCAGGAGCTCACGAAATACATAGAAATGTTTGAATCATAG
- a CDS encoding dCMP deaminase family protein has translation MKRKDYISWDEYFMGISKLSGMRSKDPSTQVGACIVSEDNKILSMGYNGFPIGCNDDEFPWEREGELLDTKYAFVTHSELNAILNYRGGSLAGAKLYVSLFPCNECAKAIIQSGIRTIVYECDKYADTDPIIASKKMLDVAGVRYYQYKKTGREINLQL, from the coding sequence ATGAAAAGAAAAGATTATATTTCATGGGATGAATATTTTATGGGAATTTCCAAGCTGTCGGGGATGCGCTCCAAAGATCCGAGTACCCAGGTAGGCGCCTGCATCGTCAGCGAAGATAACAAGATACTTTCTATGGGATATAATGGGTTTCCCATAGGCTGTAATGACGATGAGTTTCCCTGGGAGAGAGAAGGAGAATTGTTGGATACCAAATATGCGTTTGTGACACACAGCGAGTTAAACGCAATCCTCAATTACCGGGGCGGGAGTCTGGCAGGGGCGAAACTGTATGTTTCACTGTTTCCGTGTAATGAATGTGCCAAGGCGATCATTCAATCGGGCATAAGAACGATCGTCTACGAATGCGACAAATATGCTGACACAGATCCTATTATAGCGTCCAAAAAAATGCTGGATGTGGCGGGGGTCAGGTATTATCAGTATAAAAAGACCGGGCGTGAAATAAATCTGCAACTGTAA
- a CDS encoding L-threonylcarbamoyladenylate synthase produces MPETKYAVLTEDHINKKIIKEAGAVLRAGGLVAFPTETVYGLGGDALQKESSRKIYSAKGRPSDNPLIVHICQWKAVKKIAVRIPPEAEKLAARFWPGPLTMILEKADAVPLETTGGLSTVAVRMPENRIALALIEAAGGYVAAPSANLSGKPSPTLAKHVREDLDGKIEMILDGGAVGIGVESTIVDLTESRPMILRPGYITKEMLESVLNTEVDVDMTLLQADSGQAPKAPGMKYRHYAPKGELTIVSGEEKDVTDTIRRLARAKRLAGEIVGIICTDETEPLYEADSIASVGARTDEEAIARRLYAILREFDARNVTCIYSEAFSDKGVGQAVMNRLLKAAGHQILEATCPGFCRKI; encoded by the coding sequence ATGCCGGAAACAAAATATGCGGTCTTGACAGAAGATCATATAAACAAAAAGATAATCAAAGAAGCCGGGGCGGTCCTAAGAGCCGGAGGGCTTGTGGCATTTCCCACGGAAACAGTATATGGACTTGGCGGAGACGCGCTGCAAAAAGAGTCTTCCAGAAAAATATACAGCGCCAAGGGCCGGCCCTCGGATAATCCGCTGATTGTGCATATCTGCCAGTGGAAGGCAGTCAAAAAGATTGCCGTGAGGATTCCGCCGGAGGCGGAAAAGCTGGCGGCGCGTTTCTGGCCCGGCCCGCTGACCATGATATTGGAGAAGGCGGATGCGGTTCCGCTGGAGACGACGGGCGGTCTTTCCACAGTGGCGGTGCGGATGCCGGAGAACAGGATTGCGCTGGCGCTGATCGAGGCAGCAGGCGGCTATGTGGCGGCGCCGAGTGCCAATCTTTCGGGCAAACCCAGTCCTACGCTGGCGAAGCATGTGCGCGAAGATCTGGACGGGAAGATTGAGATGATACTGGACGGAGGCGCGGTGGGAATAGGCGTGGAGTCTACGATCGTAGATCTAACTGAGTCAAGACCAATGATTTTGCGTCCGGGTTATATTACGAAAGAAATGCTGGAAAGTGTGCTTAACACGGAAGTGGATGTGGACATGACACTGCTGCAGGCTGACAGCGGGCAGGCGCCCAAGGCGCCGGGTATGAAATACAGGCACTATGCGCCCAAGGGAGAACTGACGATTGTGTCAGGTGAGGAAAAAGACGTAACGGATACGATACGCAGACTTGCCAGAGCCAAACGGCTGGCAGGGGAAATCGTAGGCATTATCTGCACCGATGAGACGGAGCCGCTTTACGAGGCGGACAGCATCGCCAGCGTCGGCGCCAGGACGGATGAAGAGGCAATCGCCAGACGGTTGTATGCGATATTAAGGGAATTTGATGCCCGGAATGTAACCTGTATTTATTCAGAGGCATTTTCGGACAAAGGTGTGGGACAGGCCGTGATGAACCGGTTGCTGAAAGCAGCCGGACACCAGATTTTAGAGGCGACATGCCCTGGCTTTTGCAGAAAGATATAA
- a CDS encoding SOS response-associated peptidase family protein has product MCGRYYVDNEMVGELEKLIGQMDKAQREDSLRATAKIPAGDIYPGRAAPVLLGKNESVCCGWQRWGFPGFREKRLIFNARCESVLEKPLFRGSMKHGRVVIPAMKFYEWNPSKEKSTFRRQNSSLLFMAGLSRRYEDGTHFTVLTTAANASMKPVHDRMPLILERDEITEWMFDDAKAEQILHKIPCLLERSSDYEQMRLF; this is encoded by the coding sequence ATGTGCGGCAGGTATTATGTGGACAATGAAATGGTCGGCGAGCTTGAGAAGCTAATCGGTCAGATGGATAAAGCGCAGAGAGAGGATTCGTTGAGGGCGACGGCAAAAATTCCCGCAGGTGATATATACCCGGGCAGGGCTGCCCCGGTTTTACTGGGAAAAAACGAATCTGTCTGCTGCGGCTGGCAGCGTTGGGGATTTCCGGGATTCAGGGAAAAGCGGCTGATTTTCAATGCCAGATGTGAATCCGTACTGGAGAAGCCTTTGTTCCGGGGAAGCATGAAGCATGGGAGAGTTGTGATTCCGGCCATGAAGTTTTATGAATGGAATCCATCAAAGGAGAAAAGTACGTTTCGCAGGCAGAATTCGTCGCTGCTGTTTATGGCGGGACTTAGCAGGCGCTATGAGGACGGGACACATTTTACGGTTCTCACCACAGCGGCGAATGCTTCCATGAAACCGGTGCATGACCGGATGCCTCTGATTCTTGAACGGGACGAAATTACAGAGTGGATGTTTGATGATGCGAAAGCAGAACAGATTCTTCATAAAATTCCCTGTCTGTTAGAACGCAGTTCGGACTATGAGCAGATGAGACTGTTTTGA
- a CDS encoding glycosyl hydrolase family 18 protein — MKKMIPVIVAIVLIILVVAASLGMKIIEKYSYSKERADLEDYFNLHEERETAIVLQDEILEDKALLIDGMYYFSLDTVHQYFNERFYEDNGEGLLLYTTPYDIIRANIGSTEYLQEGANEDAGYVIARYEGDVLYVAAEYVKKFTNFSYETYTEPNRMQVYTQWGEQTWAEITKDTAVRYQGGVKSEILKDMEAGSTVIVLEEMDTWVRVKTDALIGYVERKRLDNMHTEQMTAVTDYEEPVYTNISKDYKICMAWHQVTNAAANATLTDALAGTQGLNTISPTWFSLSDEDGNFTSIASTDYVAQAHQRGLEVWGLVDNFNDAVDTYNVLSSTSKRTHLIDGLMQAAAACGMDGINIDFEAPQMGAESGEHFVQFIRELSIACRAAGLVLSIDNYVPIGNTEYYGRAEQGAVADYVIIMGYDEHWSGSSEAGSVASIGFVESGIQKTLEDVPPEKVINAVPFYTRVWKTEGGEMTSSALGMNSVDQFLAQNGVSAVWDEETCQNYAEFEDNNGCLYQVWLEDEQSLEVKLNIMARYKVAGVGAWKLGFERPSVWNVIDGFLHG, encoded by the coding sequence ATGAAAAAAATGATTCCGGTAATAGTTGCAATCGTCCTTATTATTTTGGTAGTTGCGGCCAGTTTGGGAATGAAAATAATAGAAAAATATTCTTATTCCAAAGAAAGAGCGGATCTGGAAGATTATTTTAATCTGCACGAAGAGAGAGAGACTGCGATCGTGCTTCAGGATGAGATACTGGAAGATAAGGCTCTTTTAATAGATGGCATGTATTATTTCAGCCTGGATACGGTACATCAGTATTTTAACGAGCGTTTTTATGAGGACAATGGGGAAGGACTGCTGTTATACACGACTCCCTATGACATCATAAGAGCGAATATTGGCAGTACAGAGTATTTGCAGGAGGGGGCCAATGAGGACGCCGGTTATGTGATCGCCAGATATGAAGGTGATGTGTTATATGTTGCGGCAGAATACGTGAAAAAGTTCACAAACTTTTCATACGAAACCTATACGGAGCCTAATCGTATGCAGGTCTACACACAGTGGGGAGAACAGACCTGGGCGGAAATTACGAAAGATACGGCAGTTCGCTATCAGGGCGGCGTGAAAAGTGAGATTCTGAAAGATATGGAAGCGGGCAGTACGGTCATAGTTCTGGAAGAGATGGATACGTGGGTCAGGGTGAAGACAGATGCGCTGATCGGTTATGTGGAGAGAAAGCGGCTGGACAATATGCACACAGAGCAGATGACAGCAGTGACGGACTATGAAGAACCCGTGTATACAAACATATCGAAAGATTATAAGATCTGTATGGCGTGGCATCAGGTGACAAATGCGGCGGCCAATGCCACACTGACCGATGCGCTGGCCGGAACGCAGGGGCTGAACACGATTTCTCCGACATGGTTTTCCCTGAGTGACGAGGATGGTAATTTTACAAGCATAGCCTCGACGGATTATGTAGCGCAGGCGCATCAGAGAGGCCTGGAAGTGTGGGGACTGGTTGATAATTTTAATGATGCCGTGGACACCTATAATGTGCTGTCTTCCACATCAAAACGGACTCATTTGATAGATGGGCTCATGCAGGCGGCTGCGGCCTGCGGCATGGATGGGATCAATATAGACTTTGAAGCGCCGCAAATGGGAGCGGAATCAGGGGAGCACTTTGTACAGTTTATCCGTGAACTGTCGATTGCCTGCCGGGCGGCCGGGCTTGTCCTCTCTATCGACAATTATGTGCCAATCGGAAATACGGAATACTACGGGAGAGCAGAACAGGGAGCGGTAGCCGATTATGTAATTATTATGGGTTATGATGAACATTGGTCAGGAAGTTCTGAGGCGGGCAGCGTGGCTTCTATTGGATTTGTGGAAAGCGGCATTCAGAAAACATTGGAAGATGTACCTCCGGAAAAAGTCATCAACGCAGTACCGTTTTACACGAGAGTGTGGAAGACGGAAGGCGGCGAGATGACGAGCAGTGCGCTGGGCATGAACTCTGTGGATCAATTTCTTGCCCAAAATGGTGTGTCTGCGGTATGGGATGAGGAGACATGTCAGAATTATGCGGAATTTGAGGATAATAACGGCTGTCTGTATCAGGTTTGGCTGGAAGATGAGCAGTCTTTGGAAGTAAAGCTGAATATTATGGCAAGATATAAGGTGGCGGGCGTGGGCGCATGGAAGCTGGGCTTTGAGCGTCCCTCGGTATGGAATGTAATAGACGGATTTTTACATGGATAA
- a CDS encoding N-acetylmuramoyl-L-alanine amidase, giving the protein MMIKWKDNISRAGNAAVYAAMGLMLVMTGILTVKGTAKYVLNSHVEEKRLCVVIDAGHGGDDPGKVGINGALEKDINLQIAQKVKKYLEMEGVEVVMTRTDGQGLYDSGAENKKVQDMKRRIAMIEETAPAITVSIHQNSYPEEYVKGAQVFYYKDSAESKNAAETMQKSLKDRLDRENKREAKANASYYLLKKTSSPVIIVECGFLSNSEEAGKLADDTYQEKVAWAVFMGIMQTLNE; this is encoded by the coding sequence ATGATGATAAAATGGAAAGATAACATAAGCCGGGCGGGGAATGCAGCCGTGTATGCAGCGATGGGACTGATGCTGGTTATGACGGGAATTCTGACAGTAAAAGGAACGGCAAAATATGTGCTCAACAGCCATGTAGAAGAAAAGCGGCTGTGCGTTGTCATTGATGCCGGGCATGGAGGCGACGACCCTGGTAAAGTCGGTATTAACGGAGCGTTGGAAAAGGATATTAATCTGCAGATCGCGCAGAAAGTGAAGAAATATCTGGAAATGGAAGGGGTCGAAGTTGTGATGACCCGCACGGATGGGCAGGGGCTCTATGACAGTGGGGCGGAAAATAAAAAAGTGCAGGATATGAAACGGCGGATCGCTATGATCGAGGAGACAGCACCTGCGATTACGGTGAGCATCCATCAGAACAGTTATCCGGAAGAGTACGTAAAAGGGGCGCAGGTCTTTTATTATAAAGACAGCGCGGAGAGTAAAAATGCGGCCGAAACCATGCAGAAGAGTCTGAAAGACCGGCTGGACCGGGAAAACAAGCGGGAGGCGAAAGCCAATGCCAGCTATTATCTGCTGAAAAAAACGTCTTCCCCAGTGATCATTGTGGAATGCGGTTTTCTCTCCAACAGTGAGGAAGCCGGCAAGCTGGCTGACGATACTTATCAGGAGAAAGTAGCCTGGGCGGTCTTTATGGGGATCATGCAGACGCTGAACGAGTGA